One Leisingera sp. M658 genomic window carries:
- the purD gene encoding phosphoribosylamine--glycine ligase produces MNILILGSGGREHALAWAVMQNPKCDKLIVAPGNAGIAQIADCASFDIEDGGAVAGFAEENAIDFVIIGPEAPLAAGVADRLREAGLLVFGPSEAAARLEASKSFTKEVCDAANAPTAGYGHFTDAEAAKAHVRKHGAPTVVKADGLAAGKGVIIAMNEEEAIAAIDDMFGGAFGGAGAEVVIEEFMEGEEASLFVLVDGEDVLAIGSAQDHKRVGEGDTGPNTGGMGAYSPAPVLTAEIEARAMDEIVKPTMRVMAERGMPYQGVLYAGLMIKDGQPRLVEYNVRFGDPECQVLMMRLGAQALDLMHAAAEGRLAEAQVNWGDDHAITVVMAAEGYPGSYQKGSEIKGLKALPEDSSNMVFHAGTKAENGKVLAAGGRVLNVTARGETLKEARDRAYAMVDGVDWPLGFFRRDIGWRALG; encoded by the coding sequence ATGAACATCCTTATCCTTGGCAGCGGCGGGCGCGAACACGCATTGGCCTGGGCAGTGATGCAAAACCCCAAATGCGACAAGCTGATCGTGGCGCCGGGCAATGCAGGGATCGCGCAAATCGCCGATTGCGCGTCGTTCGACATCGAGGATGGCGGCGCGGTCGCCGGTTTCGCCGAAGAGAACGCCATCGATTTCGTGATCATCGGCCCGGAGGCGCCGCTGGCCGCAGGGGTGGCCGACCGTCTGCGCGAGGCGGGATTGCTGGTCTTTGGCCCCTCGGAAGCGGCGGCCAGGCTGGAAGCCTCCAAAAGCTTCACCAAGGAAGTTTGCGATGCAGCCAATGCGCCCACCGCTGGCTATGGCCATTTCACTGATGCAGAAGCCGCCAAGGCGCATGTGCGCAAACACGGCGCGCCCACTGTGGTCAAGGCCGACGGGCTGGCCGCCGGCAAAGGCGTGATCATCGCCATGAACGAAGAAGAAGCCATCGCCGCCATCGACGACATGTTCGGCGGCGCCTTTGGCGGGGCCGGCGCCGAGGTGGTGATCGAGGAGTTCATGGAAGGCGAAGAGGCGTCCTTGTTTGTGCTGGTGGACGGTGAGGACGTGCTGGCGATCGGCTCTGCCCAGGACCACAAGCGCGTGGGTGAAGGCGACACCGGCCCCAACACCGGCGGCATGGGGGCCTATTCCCCGGCACCGGTGCTGACCGCCGAGATCGAAGCCCGCGCGATGGACGAGATCGTCAAGCCCACAATGCGGGTGATGGCTGAGCGCGGCATGCCATATCAGGGCGTGCTTTATGCCGGTCTGATGATCAAGGACGGGCAACCGCGGCTGGTGGAATACAACGTCCGCTTTGGCGATCCGGAATGCCAGGTGCTGATGATGCGGCTGGGCGCGCAGGCGCTGGACCTGATGCACGCTGCGGCTGAGGGCCGCCTGGCCGAGGCGCAGGTGAACTGGGGCGACGATCATGCGATCACGGTGGTGATGGCGGCTGAGGGCTATCCCGGGTCTTACCAAAAAGGGTCGGAAATCAAGGGGCTGAAGGCCTTGCCCGAGGACAGCAGCAACATGGTCTTTCACGCCGGTACCAAGGCTGAAAACGGCAAGGTGCTGGCAGCCGGCGGCCGGGTTTTGAACGTGACCGCCCGCGGTGAAACCCTGAAGGAGGCCCGCGACCGCGCCTATGCGATGGTTGACGGGGTTGATTGGCCGCTGGGGTTTTTCCGCCGCGACATCGGCTGGCGCGCGCTGGGTTGA
- the xseA gene encoding exodeoxyribonuclease VII large subunit: MSDLFDDPKPGQNAPEFTVSELSGEVKRTLEGTFGRIRVKGEVGRVFKARSGHLYYDIKDDRSVLACTTWKGQVSSLSVVPEEGLEVVVTGRLTAFGAQSKYNMNVDEVAVAGQGALMALLEKRKKQLEAEGLFAPERKTPLPYLPQIIGVVTSPSGAVIRDILHRLRDRFPRKVLVWPVAVQGQNCAPEVARAIEGFNRLTPGGALPRPDLIIVARGGGSIEDLWGFNEEIVARAAAASQIPLISAVGHETDTTLIDFVSDRRAPTPTAAAELAVPVRLELMAWAETQGARLTRAAGQAVQQRRQRLNDLARALPKPDTLLETPRQRLDRISDRLPGALISGVQRRRVHLSETAASLRPSTLRQLVQGRRDRLQNLSSRLTLRPIQREITARKDALGRLAQRLDAAQSLRLDRQRQNLTAAGRQLEILSYKATLERGYAVVRSGAEILTTRAAAAKAGPLQIEFADGMLDLEEGIADPGSQTVAAKPSGGGQGSLF, encoded by the coding sequence ATGTCCGACCTGTTTGATGATCCAAAACCGGGGCAGAACGCGCCCGAATTCACCGTTTCGGAACTCTCCGGCGAGGTGAAGCGCACGCTGGAGGGCACCTTCGGCCGCATCCGGGTCAAGGGTGAGGTAGGGCGGGTGTTCAAGGCGCGCTCCGGGCATTTGTACTACGACATCAAGGACGACCGCTCGGTGCTGGCCTGCACCACCTGGAAAGGGCAGGTTTCCAGCCTGTCGGTGGTGCCCGAGGAGGGGCTGGAGGTGGTCGTCACCGGCCGGCTGACCGCATTCGGCGCCCAGTCCAAATACAACATGAATGTGGACGAGGTTGCGGTTGCGGGCCAGGGCGCGCTGATGGCGCTGCTGGAAAAGCGCAAAAAACAGCTGGAGGCAGAGGGGCTGTTTGCCCCGGAACGCAAGACGCCGTTGCCTTACCTTCCGCAGATCATCGGCGTGGTGACTTCGCCGTCGGGCGCGGTGATCCGCGATATCCTGCACCGGCTGCGCGACCGTTTCCCGCGCAAGGTGCTGGTCTGGCCGGTGGCTGTGCAGGGGCAGAATTGCGCGCCCGAGGTGGCCCGCGCCATCGAAGGATTCAACCGCCTGACGCCCGGCGGCGCGCTGCCGCGGCCCGATCTGATCATCGTCGCCCGCGGCGGCGGCTCGATCGAGGATCTGTGGGGATTCAACGAGGAGATCGTGGCCCGCGCCGCCGCCGCCTCGCAGATCCCGCTGATCTCTGCTGTCGGGCATGAGACGGACACGACGCTGATTGATTTTGTCTCGGATCGGCGGGCGCCGACCCCGACTGCGGCGGCGGAACTGGCGGTGCCGGTGCGGTTGGAACTGATGGCCTGGGCCGAGACCCAGGGCGCGCGGCTGACCCGCGCCGCAGGCCAGGCGGTGCAGCAGCGGCGCCAGCGGCTGAATGATCTGGCCCGTGCGTTGCCCAAGCCCGACACGCTGCTGGAAACCCCGCGCCAGCGGCTTGACCGGATTTCCGACCGGCTGCCGGGCGCGCTGATCTCCGGTGTGCAGCGCCGCCGGGTGCATCTCAGCGAAACTGCCGCCTCCCTGCGCCCCTCCACCCTGCGCCAACTGGTGCAAGGACGCCGCGACCGATTGCAGAACCTGTCCTCGCGCCTGACCCTGCGCCCGATCCAGCGCGAGATCACAGCCCGCAAGGACGCGCTGGGCCGACTGGCGCAGCGGCTGGATGCGGCGCAGTCGCTGCGTCTTGACCGCCAGCGCCAAAACCTAACCGCCGCTGGCCGCCAGCTGGAGATCCTCAGCTACAAGGCCACGCTGGAGCGCGGCTATGCGGTGGTGCGTTCGGGCGCCGAGATCCTCACAACCAGGGCCGCCGCGGCCAAGGCCGGCCCGTTGCAGATCGAATTTGCCGACGGCATGCTGGACCTAGAGGAGGGCATCGCGGATCCTGGTTCCCAGACCGTTGCTGCGAAACCGTCCGGCGGCGGTCAGGGCTCGCTGTTCTAG
- a CDS encoding lysoplasmalogenase, whose protein sequence is MQLTAAGAALCAAGYLGLTSQPPGILRSLAKTAAVALLALGAGLAGMPLLLVLALGLCALGDLFLSRGGERAFMAGVGAFAAGHLAYAALFLTRPDSDPARLMHMPSAGIAAGLLVSGLIMARVLAPRAGALKGPVLAYIPVILGMGAAALTLPFGTWVFAAACAFMLSDMILAAETFVLSAEHPLRRITPYAVWVLYWGAQAGFLAAFS, encoded by the coding sequence ATGCAATTGACGGCGGCAGGGGCAGCGCTCTGCGCCGCCGGGTATTTGGGCCTGACCTCCCAGCCGCCCGGTATTCTGCGCAGTCTGGCAAAAACTGCAGCGGTTGCGCTGCTGGCGCTTGGCGCCGGGCTGGCGGGGATGCCGCTGCTGCTGGTACTGGCACTTGGCCTTTGCGCGCTGGGTGACCTGTTCCTGTCGCGCGGCGGCGAACGCGCCTTTATGGCGGGCGTGGGGGCTTTCGCCGCTGGGCATCTGGCTTATGCGGCGTTGTTCCTGACCCGGCCGGACAGCGATCCTGCCCGGCTCATGCACATGCCGTCTGCGGGGATTGCTGCCGGGCTGCTGGTTTCGGGCCTGATCATGGCGCGCGTTCTGGCGCCGCGGGCGGGCGCGCTGAAGGGGCCGGTGCTGGCCTATATCCCGGTCATCCTGGGCATGGGTGCCGCGGCGCTGACCCTACCGTTTGGCACCTGGGTCTTTGCCGCGGCTTGTGCCTTCATGCTGTCGGACATGATCCTGGCGGCGGAAACCTTTGTCCTGAGCGCAGAGCACCCGCTGCGGCGGATCACGCCATATGCGGTCTGGGTGCTGTATTGGGGGGCGCAAGCCGGGTTTCTGGCTGCATTTTCCTGA
- the ftsY gene encoding signal recognition particle-docking protein FtsY, giving the protein MAFFSKLKERLFKSSSKLEQGLDAIVEEGADSSAEEAGEAQVEALAVTPEQPAPAPVPQPDPVAEPEPAPEAAPEPAPAPKPVAASKPAPAPQPASEPEKKSPGLLGRLMGRTVAAEPRRALDDGMLEQLEELLIAADMGVDTALRVTANLAEGRMGKKVSSREIKELLAQEVARIMEPVAKPLPIYAKRPQVVLVVGVNGSGKTTTIGKLASQFKGAGKKVVIAAGDTFRAAAVEQLQVWGDRAGVPVLTAPEGSDPASLAFDAMTKAQEDGADLLMIDTAGRLQNRADLMEELSKIVRVIRKKDETAPHNTLLVLDATTGQNALSQVGTFQKLADVSGLVMTKLDGTAKGGVLVALADKFGLPIHAIGVGEQIDDLAPFDPEEFAAALTGLEKS; this is encoded by the coding sequence ATGGCGTTTTTCTCAAAGCTCAAGGAGCGGCTGTTCAAATCCTCCTCCAAGCTCGAGCAGGGGCTCGATGCGATTGTCGAGGAGGGGGCGGACAGCAGCGCGGAGGAGGCCGGGGAGGCCCAAGTTGAGGCCCTGGCGGTAACGCCGGAGCAGCCTGCACCCGCACCGGTTCCGCAACCGGACCCTGTGGCCGAGCCGGAACCTGCGCCCGAAGCCGCACCTGAACCCGCGCCTGCACCGAAGCCGGTTGCTGCTTCTAAACCTGCCCCCGCGCCGCAGCCGGCATCGGAGCCTGAGAAAAAATCCCCGGGCCTCTTGGGCCGCCTGATGGGCCGCACCGTTGCTGCTGAACCGCGCCGGGCGCTGGATGACGGCATGCTGGAGCAGCTGGAAGAGCTGCTGATCGCTGCTGACATGGGGGTGGATACGGCACTCCGCGTGACCGCTAACCTGGCCGAGGGGCGGATGGGCAAGAAGGTTTCCAGCCGCGAGATCAAGGAGCTGCTGGCGCAGGAAGTCGCCCGCATCATGGAGCCGGTGGCCAAACCGCTGCCGATCTACGCCAAACGGCCGCAGGTGGTGCTGGTGGTGGGGGTCAATGGCTCTGGCAAGACCACCACCATCGGCAAGCTGGCCAGCCAGTTCAAAGGTGCCGGCAAGAAGGTGGTGATTGCCGCAGGCGACACATTCCGCGCCGCGGCTGTCGAACAGTTGCAGGTCTGGGGCGACCGTGCGGGCGTGCCGGTGCTGACAGCACCCGAAGGCTCCGACCCGGCCTCGCTGGCGTTTGATGCGATGACCAAGGCGCAGGAAGACGGCGCAGACCTCCTGATGATCGACACCGCGGGCCGGCTGCAGAACCGCGCCGATCTGATGGAAGAGCTGTCGAAAATTGTCCGGGTGATCCGCAAGAAGGACGAAACAGCACCGCATAACACTCTGCTGGTGCTCGATGCGACAACTGGCCAGAACGCGCTGAGCCAAGTGGGCACATTCCAGAAGCTGGCGGATGTCTCAGGCCTGGTGATGACCAAGCTGGACGGCACCGCCAAGGGTGGCGTGCTGGTGGCGCTGGCGGACAAGTTCGGCCTGCCGATCCACGCCATTGGCGTGGGCGAGCAGATTGACGATCTCGCTCCTTTCGATCCGGAGGAATTTGCCGCAGCGCTAACGGGCTTGGAGAAATCCTGA
- a CDS encoding DMT family transporter → MSDWLISLEGTEAGHQTALFLAIWAAFLHAVFGALQKGRHDPWLSRGAIDFSYCVMAAPFALFVVPWPEPHMWLIFAVAWGIHVFYKLFQALAYTKGSYTVVYPVVRGTGPLFTVIGSFFLFGEVFTPVQWLGVAVLLAGIFGLAGYNYRYLTVNRDTLVPALVLAVITGLFVAGYTTYDAYGIRATADPFTFLAWFFMIDGLVFPVIALTRLRRMPAPPAPGPLMVRGFFGGLVAFASFGAIMLATRLDKVGEAAVLRETSTVFAALIGWLVLKETVGPRRIALMALIALGAVIVEIGG, encoded by the coding sequence TTGAGCGATTGGCTGATTTCCCTGGAAGGCACCGAGGCCGGGCATCAGACGGCACTGTTTCTGGCTATCTGGGCCGCGTTCCTGCATGCGGTCTTCGGCGCGCTGCAGAAGGGGCGGCATGACCCCTGGCTGTCGCGCGGGGCGATTGATTTTTCCTACTGTGTGATGGCGGCGCCCTTTGCGCTGTTCGTGGTGCCTTGGCCGGAGCCGCATATGTGGCTGATCTTTGCCGTCGCCTGGGGGATCCACGTCTTTTACAAGCTGTTCCAGGCGCTGGCCTATACCAAGGGCAGCTATACTGTGGTCTACCCGGTGGTGCGAGGGACCGGGCCGCTGTTCACGGTGATCGGCTCCTTTTTCCTGTTCGGCGAAGTGTTCACCCCGGTGCAGTGGCTGGGTGTGGCGGTGCTGCTGGCCGGAATCTTCGGCCTGGCGGGGTACAACTACCGCTACCTGACGGTGAACCGCGACACGCTGGTGCCGGCGCTGGTGCTGGCGGTGATCACCGGGTTGTTTGTGGCGGGCTACACCACATATGACGCCTATGGCATCCGGGCGACCGCTGATCCGTTCACCTTTCTGGCGTGGTTCTTTATGATCGACGGGCTGGTGTTTCCGGTGATTGCCTTGACCCGCTTGCGCAGAATGCCCGCGCCGCCAGCACCTGGGCCGCTGATGGTCCGTGGTTTCTTTGGCGGGCTGGTCGCCTTTGCGTCCTTTGGTGCGATCATGCTGGCCACAAGGCTGGACAAGGTCGGAGAGGCGGCGGTGCTGCGCGAGACCTCCACCGTGTTTGCCGCCCTCATCGGCTGGCTGGTGCTGAAAGAAACCGTGGGGCCGCGGCGGATTGCCTTGATGGCTTTGATCGCGCTGGGCGCCGTGATAGTGGAAATTGGCGGCTGA
- a CDS encoding inner membrane-spanning protein YciB — translation MAAKKINPTLKMLLELGPIVLFFIGYLKLKDEVFLIGGHEYKGFIVITAAFIPLMVASTLALWKLTGHLSKMQFATLVLVVLFGGMSVWFNDDRFIKMKPTMLYLLFGGLLGIGLMRGQSWLKVVMEEVMPLQQEGWMILTRRLCVFFFGLAVANELIWRTQSTDTWVYFKTFGLPVAMFAFFMMQGQLLQKFGIEEEAGPAE, via the coding sequence ATGGCCGCAAAGAAGATCAACCCGACCCTGAAGATGCTATTGGAATTGGGCCCGATTGTTCTCTTTTTCATTGGCTATCTGAAGCTGAAGGATGAGGTGTTTCTGATCGGCGGCCATGAGTACAAGGGCTTCATCGTGATCACCGCTGCGTTTATCCCGCTGATGGTGGCGTCCACGCTCGCCCTGTGGAAGCTGACCGGGCATCTGTCGAAGATGCAGTTTGCGACCCTGGTGCTGGTGGTGCTGTTCGGCGGCATGTCGGTGTGGTTCAACGACGACCGGTTCATCAAGATGAAGCCGACGATGCTGTATCTTCTGTTCGGCGGGTTGCTGGGCATCGGGCTTATGCGCGGGCAAAGCTGGCTGAAGGTGGTGATGGAGGAAGTCATGCCGCTGCAGCAGGAGGGCTGGATGATCCTGACCCGGCGGCTGTGCGTTTTTTTCTTTGGCCTGGCGGTGGCAAACGAGCTGATCTGGCGGACCCAAAGCACCGACACCTGGGTTTATTTCAAGACCTTCGGCCTGCCGGTGGCGATGTTTGCCTTCTTCATGATGCAAGGGCAGCTGTTGCAGAAATTCGGGATCGAGGAAGAGGCCGGACCGGCGGAGTAA
- a CDS encoding glutathione S-transferase N-terminal domain-containing protein — protein sequence MREPIQLFYWPTPNGWKISIALEEMGLPYDVSLVDITNGDQFAPEFLNISPNNRMPAIIDPGGPGGTPVSLFESGAILQYLARKTGQFYGADERARLVVDQWLMWQMGGVGPMAGQAHHFLKYAPEDLPYAKDRYRNEVARLYGVLDRQLAENEYVTGPDCTISDMAIWPWASLWEGQQQVVEDKPHLARWLELMWSRPGVVAGRALHAELRGDRSDTKAQQVLFGN from the coding sequence ATGCGGGAGCCGATCCAGCTTTTTTACTGGCCCACACCGAACGGCTGGAAGATCTCCATTGCACTGGAGGAGATGGGCCTGCCCTATGATGTCTCTCTGGTCGACATCACAAATGGCGATCAGTTCGCGCCGGAGTTCCTGAACATCTCCCCCAACAACCGGATGCCCGCAATCATCGACCCGGGCGGCCCCGGCGGCACGCCTGTTTCCCTGTTCGAAAGCGGCGCCATCCTGCAGTATCTCGCCCGCAAGACCGGGCAGTTCTATGGCGCGGATGAACGCGCCCGGCTGGTAGTGGATCAATGGCTGATGTGGCAGATGGGCGGAGTCGGGCCAATGGCGGGCCAGGCGCATCATTTTCTGAAATACGCGCCCGAGGATCTGCCCTATGCCAAAGACCGCTACCGGAACGAGGTGGCCCGTCTTTACGGCGTTCTGGACCGGCAGCTGGCGGAGAATGAGTATGTGACAGGACCGGACTGCACAATTTCTGATATGGCGATCTGGCCCTGGGCCTCGCTGTGGGAAGGCCAGCAGCAGGTAGTGGAGGACAAACCGCATCTCGCCCGCTGGCTGGAGCTGATGTGGTCCCGCCCTGGTGTGGTTGCGGGCCGGGCGCTGCATGCGGAGCTGCGCGGCGACCGCTCGGACACCAAGGCGCAGCAGGTGTTGTTTGGCAATTGA
- the metZ gene encoding O-succinylhomoserine sulfhydrylase, whose translation MSDNWNSRTKLVHAGTRRSQYNEVSEAIFLTQGFVYESAEQAEARFIETGPDEFIYARYGNPTVDMFEKRIAALEGAEDAFATASGMAAVNGALTALVKAGDHIVSAKALFGSCNYILADVLGRFGVEVTFIDGTDLDAWRQAVRPDTKAVFFESMSNPTLEVIDIAAVAKIAHTAGATVVVDNVFSTPVFSRAIEQGADVVIYSATKHIDGQGRALGGVVLGTKDFIRGTLEPYMKHTGGSLSPFNAWVMLKGLETIDLRVNAQADSALKIAEALDGHAALERTIYPGLKCHAQNALVQAQLGGKGGTVLSLDLKGGKDAAFKFLNAMTIPVISNNLGDAKSIATHPATTTHQRLSDELKAELGITPGLVRFSVGLEDADDLIADLKAALEAAQG comes from the coding sequence ATGAGCGACAACTGGAACAGCCGCACCAAGCTGGTTCACGCAGGCACCCGCCGCAGCCAGTACAACGAGGTGAGCGAAGCGATCTTCCTGACCCAGGGCTTTGTCTACGAGAGTGCCGAACAGGCCGAGGCGCGGTTCATCGAGACCGGCCCGGATGAGTTCATCTATGCCCGTTACGGCAATCCGACCGTCGACATGTTCGAAAAGCGCATCGCGGCGCTGGAAGGGGCGGAGGATGCCTTCGCCACCGCCTCCGGCATGGCGGCTGTCAACGGCGCGCTGACCGCGCTGGTGAAAGCGGGCGATCACATCGTGTCGGCCAAGGCGTTGTTTGGATCCTGCAACTACATCCTGGCGGATGTGCTTGGCCGCTTCGGGGTCGAGGTAACCTTTATTGACGGCACCGATCTGGATGCCTGGCGGCAGGCCGTGCGCCCGGACACCAAGGCGGTGTTTTTTGAGTCCATGTCGAACCCGACGCTGGAGGTGATCGACATTGCCGCGGTTGCAAAGATCGCCCACACAGCGGGCGCCACGGTGGTGGTGGACAACGTGTTCTCGACCCCGGTGTTTTCCCGCGCGATCGAACAGGGCGCCGATGTGGTGATCTATTCCGCAACCAAGCATATCGACGGCCAGGGCCGGGCGCTGGGCGGGGTGGTGCTGGGCACCAAAGATTTTATCCGCGGCACGCTGGAACCCTATATGAAGCACACCGGCGGCAGTCTCAGCCCGTTTAATGCCTGGGTGATGCTGAAGGGGCTGGAAACCATCGACCTGCGGGTCAACGCCCAGGCGGACAGCGCCCTGAAAATCGCCGAAGCGCTGGACGGCCATGCAGCGCTGGAGCGTACCATCTATCCGGGTCTGAAATGTCACGCGCAGAACGCATTGGTGCAGGCTCAGCTGGGCGGCAAGGGCGGCACCGTGCTGTCGCTGGACCTGAAGGGCGGCAAGGACGCGGCGTTCAAGTTCCTGAACGCAATGACCATCCCGGTGATCTCCAACAATCTGGGCGATGCCAAATCCATCGCCACCCACCCGGCCACCACCACCCACCAGCGCCTCAGCGATGAGCTGAAGGCGGAACTGGGCATCACGCCCGGCCTGGTGCGCTTTTCGGTCGGGCTGGAGGACGCAGACGACCTGATCGCCGACCTGAAAGCGGCGCTGGAGGCGGCGCAGGGCTGA
- a CDS encoding universal stress protein — protein MPKYNNILVPVSFEADCNAAQALEIADAIRASGGRITVLHVLEQLPQYASDQLPADHMEIARSTVTGKLTPLARDLPDAEIVVVEGHSARVLLDYAEENAKDCIVLASHRPGMQDLFLGSTAARVVRQARCLVHVVR, from the coding sequence ATGCCAAAATACAACAACATCCTAGTCCCGGTTTCCTTTGAAGCCGACTGTAATGCCGCCCAGGCCTTGGAAATTGCCGACGCCATCCGCGCCAGCGGCGGGCGGATCACCGTGCTGCACGTGCTGGAACAGCTGCCGCAGTATGCCAGCGACCAGCTTCCGGCGGACCACATGGAAATCGCGCGCTCGACCGTCACTGGAAAACTTACCCCCCTCGCAAGAGACCTGCCGGATGCGGAGATCGTGGTGGTGGAAGGCCACAGCGCCCGCGTTCTCCTCGATTACGCCGAGGAGAACGCGAAGGATTGCATCGTCCTGGCCAGCCATCGGCCAGGAATGCAGGATCTTTTCCTTGGTTCCACAGCCGCACGCGTCGTGCGCCAGGCACGGTGTTTAGTTCACGTAGTTCGGTGA
- a CDS encoding malonyl-CoA synthase encodes MANPLFDRLFGIHAGKATPFLHLLNGEVITHQDFLCTAAQIANVLAQTGLKPGDRVAAQVEKSPEALALYAACAQAGLIFLPLNTAYTAEELTYFIENSGASVVICDARSEATLASIAKQLGAGIETLNADGSGTLMDQAAAMPVSFATVERDGDDLAAFLYTSGTTGRSKGAMLTQSNLLSNAETLAQEWRFTADDVLLHALPIFHTHGLFVATNVTLAAGGSLIFMPKFDLDAVLKHMPQATSLMGVPTFYTRLLSDDRFTHELTGHVRLFVSGSAPLLAETHVQFEERTGHRILERYGMTETNMNTSNPFEGDRRAGTVGFPLPGVELKITDPASGEPLPQGEVGQIEVRGPNVFKGYWQMPEKTAAELREDGFFITGDLGKIDEDGYVHIVGRNKDLIISGGYNIYPKEIELVLDDQPGVLESAVIGVPHPDFGETVLGVVIAEPSQSPDLDAMMEAVRQALARFKHPRQLILLDELPRNTMGKVQKNILRDTYKDMFAS; translated from the coding sequence ATGGCAAATCCATTGTTTGACCGCCTTTTCGGCATCCACGCCGGTAAGGCCACTCCCTTCCTGCATCTGCTGAACGGCGAGGTGATCACCCATCAGGACTTCCTCTGCACCGCCGCGCAGATCGCCAATGTGCTGGCCCAGACCGGGCTGAAACCAGGCGACCGGGTGGCGGCGCAAGTGGAAAAATCCCCGGAAGCTCTGGCGCTTTATGCAGCCTGCGCCCAGGCCGGGCTGATCTTCCTGCCGCTGAACACCGCCTACACGGCGGAAGAGCTCACCTATTTCATCGAAAACAGTGGCGCCTCGGTGGTGATCTGCGATGCCCGCAGCGAGGCCACCTTGGCCTCGATTGCCAAACAGCTTGGCGCTGGAATCGAGACGCTGAACGCCGACGGCTCCGGCACCCTGATGGACCAGGCCGCCGCCATGCCGGTCTCCTTTGCCACGGTTGAGCGCGACGGCGATGACCTCGCCGCCTTCCTCTACACCTCCGGCACCACCGGCCGTTCCAAGGGGGCGATGCTGACCCAGAGCAATCTGCTGTCAAACGCCGAGACCCTGGCGCAGGAGTGGCGCTTTACGGCGGACGACGTGCTGCTGCACGCTCTGCCGATCTTCCACACCCACGGGTTGTTCGTGGCCACCAACGTGACCCTGGCGGCGGGCGGCAGCCTGATCTTCATGCCGAAATTCGATCTCGACGCGGTGCTGAAGCACATGCCGCAGGCCACCAGCCTGATGGGCGTGCCGACCTTCTACACACGGCTTTTGAGCGACGATCGCTTCACCCACGAGCTGACCGGCCATGTGCGGCTGTTCGTCTCCGGTTCGGCGCCGCTGCTGGCAGAAACCCATGTCCAGTTCGAAGAGCGCACCGGCCACCGCATCCTCGAACGCTACGGCATGACCGAAACCAACATGAACACCTCCAACCCGTTTGAAGGCGACCGCCGCGCCGGCACTGTCGGCTTCCCGCTGCCGGGGGTGGAGCTGAAAATCACCGACCCGGCCAGCGGCGAACCCCTGCCGCAGGGCGAGGTCGGCCAGATCGAGGTGCGCGGCCCCAATGTGTTCAAAGGCTATTGGCAGATGCCGGAGAAAACCGCTGCCGAACTGCGCGAAGACGGGTTCTTCATTACCGGCGACCTCGGCAAGATCGACGAAGACGGATATGTCCATATCGTCGGCCGCAACAAGGATCTGATCATCTCGGGCGGCTACAACATCTATCCGAAGGAGATTGAGCTGGTGCTGGACGACCAGCCCGGGGTTCTGGAAAGCGCAGTCATCGGTGTGCCGCACCCGGACTTTGGCGAGACCGTGCTGGGTGTTGTCATCGCTGAACCCAGCCAGTCCCCCGATCTGGACGCCATGATGGAGGCGGTGCGCCAGGCCCTCGCCCGCTTCAAGCACCCGCGCCAGCTGATCCTGCTGGATGAGCTGCCCCGCAACACCATGGGCAAGGTCCAGAAAAACATCCTGCGCGACACTTACAAGGACATGTTCGCGTCCTGA